The Limanda limanda chromosome 13, fLimLim1.1, whole genome shotgun sequence genome has a window encoding:
- the cdcp2 gene encoding CUB domain-containing protein 2, whose product MSHRLALLVHLLLVVERVDSIKGVKCGGILAAPSGNISSPNFPGPYPFNTDCSWLIVVAEGSSVLLTFHFFELEYHANCAYDYIRIYNGISEDEGNLLGTFCGDISPPQFTSSWNVMSIIFHSDRHVAHSGFSVGYRKDMCGGVLTGLSGVIASPGYPEEYSNNADCSWTIHVSNTSVVTFVFLDFQLENNEGCNFDFVALFDGPTVTHRLLGKFCGGDKPTNIVTSSNQLLVVFKSDFNIGGRGFKAYYYSGECQQFLSAVSGNFSSPHFPSIYPNNINCHWSITLAAGYRIKLFFPVMDLEDRNGLSDECDYDSVAVYDGDSQTDTLLGRWCGREHPSSLISKGNKLLVVLSTDRNEAHRGFTASYLGVVPVNVSCTRSEFTILIPQQSLPQLDRERIYLGDPTCAAQLTATSYKILAQFVNCGTAGQKYQNITVLVNKLYIDLSDEKQQNLQEYKVQCDALRKIASVSLITAEERRLEEQAQQTDTSGEDHPGHQDTGPHDLSDIVFISICVLAVILMVIAIVWLVLL is encoded by the exons atgaGTCACAGGCTGGCTTTGCTCGTTCATTTGCTGCTGGTCGTGGAGCGGGTGGATTCTATAAAAG GTGTCAAATGTGGAGGAATCCTGGCGGCTCCATCCGGCAACATCTCCAGCCCAAACTTCCCCGGCCCGTACCCCTTCAACACAGACTGCTCCTGGCTGATCGTGGTGGCCGAGggctcctccgtcctcctcaccTTTCACTTCTTCGAGCTGGAGTACCACGCCAACTGCGCTTACGACTACATCAGGATCTACAACGGCATATCGGAGGACGAGGGGAACCTTCTGGGGACTTTTTGTGGTGACATCTCCCCACCTCAGTTCACCTCTTCTTGGAATGTCATGTCCATCATCTTCCATTCGGACCGGCACGTGGCCCACAGCGGCTTCAGCGTCGGCTACAGAAAGG ACATGTGTGGTGGAGTCCTCACTGGCCTATCAGGTGTGATCGCCAGTCCAGGCTACCCTGAGGAGTACAGCAACAACGCCGACTGCTCTTGGACCATCCACGTGTCCAACACCAGCGTGGTCACCTTCGTCTTCCTGGACtttcagctggaaaacaacgAGGGATGTAATTTTGACTTTGTGGCCCTGTTTGACGGCCCGACGGTCACCCATCGGCTCCTGGGCAAATTCTGCGGGGGAGACAAACCTACCAACATAGTCACCAGCTCCAACCAGCTTCTGGTGGTCTTCAAGTCTGACTTCAACATAGGGGGGCGAGGGTTCAAGGCGTACTACTACTCAG GCGAATGCCAGCAGTTCCTGTCAGCTGTAAGCGGCAACTTCAGCAGCCCACATTTCCCCAGCATCTACCCGAACAACATCAACTGCCACTGGAGCATCACTCTGGCGGCCGGATATCGCATCAAACTCTTCTTCCCGGTGATGGACCTGGAGGATCGCAATGGTCTATCGGACGAGTGTGACTATGACTCGGTGGCTGTTTACGATGGGGACAGTCAGACGGACACCCTGCTGGGACGCTGGTGTGGCAGAGAGCAtccttcctctctcatctccaaGGGTAACAAGCTGCTGGTGGTGCtcagcacagacagaaatgaAGCTCACAGAGGGTTCACGGCATCTTATCTTGGAG TGGTCCCTGTAAACGTTAGCTGTACCAGATCAGAATTCACCATTCTGATACCCCAGCAGTCCTTACCTCAGCTGGACCGGGAGAGAATCTACCTGGGAGACCCGACCTGTGCCGCCCAGTTAACGGCCACCTCCTATAAGATCCTCGCTCAGTTTGTCAACTGTGGTACGGCCGGCCAG AAATACCAGAACATCACCGTGCTGGTGAACAAGCTCTACATCGATTTATCTGACGAGAAGCAGCAGAATCTGCAAGAGTACAAAGTGCAGTGCGACGCCCTAAGGAAGATAGCATCAGTTTCCCTCATCACTGCAGAGGAGCGGCGTCTGGAGGAGCAGGCGCAGCAAACTGACACCAGCGGCGAGGACCACCCAGGACATCAGGACACTGGGCCTCACGATCTGAGCGATATCGTCTTCATCAGCATCTGCGTTCTGGCTGTTATCCTCATGGTGATCGCTATTGTTTGGCTGGTGTTGCtgtag